In Epinephelus fuscoguttatus linkage group LG15, E.fuscoguttatus.final_Chr_v1, a genomic segment contains:
- the LOC125901833 gene encoding 5'-AMP-activated protein kinase subunit gamma-1-like isoform X3, which translates to MKRFGSLRRSKKRKEQDGLGGRHQSESSCLSASGLSTPPATPTQASSQPVFTQEAQPSGPSPERLEQSLRSRSVSTPPDTGQRLSLPSAKPPIPSSSPVPSYSTSHQVYGLFEGMLEKLELDDDAAEPESDIYMRFMKSHKCYDIIPTSSKLVVFDTALQVKKAFFALVANGVRAAPLWDTEKQSFVGMLTITDFIIILHRYYKSPMVQIYELEEHKLETWREVYLQATFKPLVNISPDASLFDAVYTLIKNKIHRLPVIDPVTGNALYILTHKRILKFLQLFMCEMPKPAFMKQTLGELGIGSYHDIAFIHPNTPIIKALNIFVERRVSALPVVDESGKVVDIYSKFDVINLAAEKTYNNLDITVTQALKHRSQYFEGVMKCHKMETMETIVDRIVKAEVHRLVVVDERSSIEGIVSLSDILQALVLSPADACKEENLAD; encoded by the exons CCTCTGGACTCTCCACACCCCCCGCCACCCCAACCCAGGCATCCAGCCAGCCTGTGTTCACCCAGGAGGCCCAGCCGAGCGGGCCCAGCCCTGAACGCCTGGAGCAGAGCCTCCGATCCCGCTCGGTTTCCACACCTCCAGACACAGGACAGCGCCTCAGCCTTCCCTCTGCGAAACCCCCGATCCCTTCCTCGAGCCCTGTGCCATCTTACTCTACCTCACATCAA GTCTACGGTTTATTCGAAGGCATGCTGGAGAAACTTGAACTAGATGATGATG CTGCTGAACCTGAGAGTGATATTTACATGCGCTTCATGAAATCCCACAAGTGCTACGACATCATCCCCACGAGCTCCAAACTGGTTGTGTTCGACACAGCACTCCAA GTGAAGAAAGCGTTCTTTGCCTTGGTAGCCAACGGTGTGCGGGCTGCTCCACTATGGGACACAGAGAAGCAAAGCTTTGTGG GAATGCTGACAATCACAGATTTCATCATCATACTACACAGATACTATAAGTCACCGATG GTGCAAATATATGAATTGGAGGAACATAAGCTTGAGACGTGGAGAG AGGTTTACCTTCAAGCAACATTCAAACCTCTGGTCAACATATCACCTGATGCAAG CCTTTTTGATGCAGTGTACACcctcatcaaaaacaaaattcaccGCCTGCCTGTCATCGACCCCGTCACGGGGAATGCACTTTATATTCTCACACACAAGAGGATCCTCAAGTTCCTCCAGCTTTTT ATGTGTGAAATGCCAAAGCCGGCTTTCATGAAGCAGACTCTCGGCGAGCTGGGCATTGGCTCGTACCACGACATCGCTTTCATCCACCCGAACACGCCCATCATCAAAGCTCTCAACATTTTTGTGGAGAGACGAGTGTCCGCCCTGCCTGTGGTGGACGAGTCGG GCAAAGTTGTGGATATTTACTCCAAGTTTGACGTGATT AACTTGGCTGCTGAGAAGACGTACAACAACCTGGACATCACGGTGACGCAGGCTCTGAAACATCGCTCCCAGTACTTCGAAGGAGTCATGAAGTGCCATAAAATGGAAACAATGGAGACCATTGTGGACAGAATAGTCAAAGCTGAA GTGCATCGGTTGGTGGTGGTGGACGAGCGCTCCAGCATCGAGGGCATCGTCTCCCTCTCAGACATCCTCCAGGCCCTGGTGCTCAGCCCTGCAG ATGCCTGTAAGGAGGAGAACCTGGCTGACTGA
- the LOC125901833 gene encoding 5'-AMP-activated protein kinase subunit gamma-2-like isoform X4: MDQDCSTVYGLFEGMLEKLELDDDAAEPESDIYMRFMKSHKCYDIIPTSSKLVVFDTALQVKKAFFALVANGVRAAPLWDTEKQSFVGMLTITDFIIILHRYYKSPMVQIYELEEHKLETWREVYLQATFKPLVNISPDASLFDAVYTLIKNKIHRLPVIDPVTGNALYILTHKRILKFLQLFMCEMPKPAFMKQTLGELGIGSYHDIAFIHPNTPIIKALNIFVERRVSALPVVDESGKVVDIYSKFDVINLAAEKTYNNLDITVTQALKHRSQYFEGVMKCHKMETMETIVDRIVKAEVHRLVVVDERSSIEGIVSLSDILQALVLSPADACKEENLAD; encoded by the exons ATGGATCAGGACTGTTCCACT GTCTACGGTTTATTCGAAGGCATGCTGGAGAAACTTGAACTAGATGATGATG CTGCTGAACCTGAGAGTGATATTTACATGCGCTTCATGAAATCCCACAAGTGCTACGACATCATCCCCACGAGCTCCAAACTGGTTGTGTTCGACACAGCACTCCAA GTGAAGAAAGCGTTCTTTGCCTTGGTAGCCAACGGTGTGCGGGCTGCTCCACTATGGGACACAGAGAAGCAAAGCTTTGTGG GAATGCTGACAATCACAGATTTCATCATCATACTACACAGATACTATAAGTCACCGATG GTGCAAATATATGAATTGGAGGAACATAAGCTTGAGACGTGGAGAG AGGTTTACCTTCAAGCAACATTCAAACCTCTGGTCAACATATCACCTGATGCAAG CCTTTTTGATGCAGTGTACACcctcatcaaaaacaaaattcaccGCCTGCCTGTCATCGACCCCGTCACGGGGAATGCACTTTATATTCTCACACACAAGAGGATCCTCAAGTTCCTCCAGCTTTTT ATGTGTGAAATGCCAAAGCCGGCTTTCATGAAGCAGACTCTCGGCGAGCTGGGCATTGGCTCGTACCACGACATCGCTTTCATCCACCCGAACACGCCCATCATCAAAGCTCTCAACATTTTTGTGGAGAGACGAGTGTCCGCCCTGCCTGTGGTGGACGAGTCGG GCAAAGTTGTGGATATTTACTCCAAGTTTGACGTGATT AACTTGGCTGCTGAGAAGACGTACAACAACCTGGACATCACGGTGACGCAGGCTCTGAAACATCGCTCCCAGTACTTCGAAGGAGTCATGAAGTGCCATAAAATGGAAACAATGGAGACCATTGTGGACAGAATAGTCAAAGCTGAA GTGCATCGGTTGGTGGTGGTGGACGAGCGCTCCAGCATCGAGGGCATCGTCTCCCTCTCAGACATCCTCCAGGCCCTGGTGCTCAGCCCTGCAG ATGCCTGTAAGGAGGAGAACCTGGCTGACTGA
- the LOC125901833 gene encoding 5'-AMP-activated protein kinase subunit gamma-2-like isoform X5 produces MLEKLELDDDAAEPESDIYMRFMKSHKCYDIIPTSSKLVVFDTALQVKKAFFALVANGVRAAPLWDTEKQSFVGMLTITDFIIILHRYYKSPMVQIYELEEHKLETWREVYLQATFKPLVNISPDASLFDAVYTLIKNKIHRLPVIDPVTGNALYILTHKRILKFLQLFMCEMPKPAFMKQTLGELGIGSYHDIAFIHPNTPIIKALNIFVERRVSALPVVDESGKVVDIYSKFDVINLAAEKTYNNLDITVTQALKHRSQYFEGVMKCHKMETMETIVDRIVKAEVHRLVVVDERSSIEGIVSLSDILQALVLSPADACKEENLAD; encoded by the exons ATGCTGGAGAAACTTGAACTAGATGATGATG CTGCTGAACCTGAGAGTGATATTTACATGCGCTTCATGAAATCCCACAAGTGCTACGACATCATCCCCACGAGCTCCAAACTGGTTGTGTTCGACACAGCACTCCAA GTGAAGAAAGCGTTCTTTGCCTTGGTAGCCAACGGTGTGCGGGCTGCTCCACTATGGGACACAGAGAAGCAAAGCTTTGTGG GAATGCTGACAATCACAGATTTCATCATCATACTACACAGATACTATAAGTCACCGATG GTGCAAATATATGAATTGGAGGAACATAAGCTTGAGACGTGGAGAG AGGTTTACCTTCAAGCAACATTCAAACCTCTGGTCAACATATCACCTGATGCAAG CCTTTTTGATGCAGTGTACACcctcatcaaaaacaaaattcaccGCCTGCCTGTCATCGACCCCGTCACGGGGAATGCACTTTATATTCTCACACACAAGAGGATCCTCAAGTTCCTCCAGCTTTTT ATGTGTGAAATGCCAAAGCCGGCTTTCATGAAGCAGACTCTCGGCGAGCTGGGCATTGGCTCGTACCACGACATCGCTTTCATCCACCCGAACACGCCCATCATCAAAGCTCTCAACATTTTTGTGGAGAGACGAGTGTCCGCCCTGCCTGTGGTGGACGAGTCGG GCAAAGTTGTGGATATTTACTCCAAGTTTGACGTGATT AACTTGGCTGCTGAGAAGACGTACAACAACCTGGACATCACGGTGACGCAGGCTCTGAAACATCGCTCCCAGTACTTCGAAGGAGTCATGAAGTGCCATAAAATGGAAACAATGGAGACCATTGTGGACAGAATAGTCAAAGCTGAA GTGCATCGGTTGGTGGTGGTGGACGAGCGCTCCAGCATCGAGGGCATCGTCTCCCTCTCAGACATCCTCCAGGCCCTGGTGCTCAGCCCTGCAG ATGCCTGTAAGGAGGAGAACCTGGCTGACTGA